One Candidatus Bathyarchaeota archaeon genomic region harbors:
- a CDS encoding TIGR03560 family F420-dependent LLM class oxidoreductase — translation MAVKFGVQIWQEDFDLNGIKNAFIEAEKMGFESAWIYDHFYPMSKITSDYMLEAWTLLPQLAIVTNNLRLGVLVTCNSYRHPSVLAKIATTVDIISRGRLELGMGAGWFEEEYAAYGIPFPSPKIRLEQMEEGIELMKRIWTQKKANFKGKHYSIKDLVAHPKPIQKPYPPIMIGGKGDFLLKIAAKYADNINLVNCTPEEYGQRLSVLKNHCSKIGRDYNKITKSWHGQIIIEEREKAKELAHKFKQESSIKSVQETDFEDFLDKMIFGTHEDCVERIQSYIDAGVEYIIPHFPFSDGLKAHRIFIDEIASAF, via the coding sequence ATGGCAGTCAAGTTTGGAGTTCAGATCTGGCAGGAAGATTTTGATCTTAATGGAATAAAGAATGCATTTATCGAAGCTGAAAAGATGGGGTTTGAATCAGCATGGATCTATGACCATTTTTATCCTATGTCAAAGATCACAAGTGACTATATGCTTGAGGCATGGACACTTCTTCCTCAGCTGGCAATAGTAACAAATAACCTTAGGTTGGGTGTTTTAGTGACATGTAACTCCTATAGGCACCCATCAGTATTGGCCAAGATAGCGACAACTGTCGATATAATAAGTAGAGGAAGGTTGGAACTCGGAATGGGGGCAGGATGGTTTGAAGAGGAATACGCTGCCTATGGCATACCTTTTCCATCGCCCAAGATTAGATTGGAACAGATGGAAGAAGGGATAGAGCTTATGAAAAGGATATGGACCCAAAAAAAAGCAAACTTCAAAGGTAAACATTATTCTATAAAGGATTTAGTCGCACATCCAAAACCCATCCAGAAACCTTATCCACCAATTATGATTGGGGGAAAAGGTGATTTTCTGTTAAAAATAGCGGCTAAATATGCTGACAACATCAATTTGGTGAATTGCACTCCAGAAGAATACGGTCAAAGACTTAGCGTTCTAAAGAATCATTGCTCAAAAATTGGGCGAGATTACAATAAGATAACAAAGAGCTGGCACGGTCAGATCATAATTGAAGAAAGAGAGAAGGCAAAGGAACTAGCTCATAAATTCAAACAGGAATCCTCTATTAAAAGTGTGCAGGAAACAGATTTTGAAGATTTCTTAGATAAAATGATTTTTGGCACTCATGAGGATTGTGTTGAGCGGATACAGAGTTATATTGACGCGGGGGTTGAATATATCATACCTCATTTTCCATTTTCTGATGGTCTTAAGGCTCATAGAATCTTTATTGATGAGATTGCTTCTGCTTTCTAA
- a CDS encoding DUF3795 domain-containing protein, with translation MGILPIREIGCCGAYCKTCRESISGSHCPGCKLGYEDGGRDINKAKCKIKVCCFRERKFETCADCLDYNTCDIILSFHDKSGYKYRKYKQSIEFIRTKGYAKFMKIAKNWKGPYGKFD, from the coding sequence GTGGGGATTTTGCCAATAAGAGAAATTGGATGTTGCGGTGCATATTGTAAAACCTGTCGCGAATCTATCTCTGGAAGTCATTGTCCAGGTTGTAAGTTAGGATATGAAGATGGAGGAAGAGACATCAATAAAGCCAAATGTAAAATTAAGGTGTGTTGTTTTAGGGAGAGGAAATTTGAAACATGTGCCGATTGTCTAGATTACAATACCTGCGATATTATTCTAAGTTTTCATGATAAAAGTGGATATAAATATCGAAAATATAAGCAATCAATAGAATTTATCAGAACAAAAGGATATGCGAAATTTATGAAAATAGCTAAGAATTGGAAAGGTCCATATGGGAAATTTGATTAG
- a CDS encoding GYD domain-containing protein has protein sequence MPRFIVLGNFTEQGIKNIKDVSKRDESARRMIEESGGKMQLYYTLGEYDFIAIIELPKDENIVEFLFQIGSLGNVRTKTLKAWSESEISDIASLIP, from the coding sequence ATGCCTCGTTTTATAGTATTAGGTAATTTTACAGAACAAGGTATTAAGAATATTAAAGATGTATCCAAAAGGGATGAAAGTGCTAGGCGAATGATAGAGGAATCTGGAGGGAAGATGCAGCTTTATTATACTTTGGGTGAATATGATTTTATAGCGATTATTGAGTTACCTAAAGATGAAAATATCGTTGAATTCCTCTTCCAAATCGGCAGCTTAGGTAATGTTCGCACCAAGACATTGAAAGCTTGGAGCGAGTCTGAAATTTCAGATATAGCCTCCCTAATTCCATGA
- a CDS encoding YhfC family intramembrane metalloprotease codes for MVIWLAVSIALVPSLTLFIFIARRKKLMWLAFTLGSFGWIASFYARLPVLLILPRIVGSGILFFAITALLAGVFEEGLKFGFVKKIKYLQVDWKHVLSFGLGWGIVEAIIVITTGILAAFCIQGYGISSNLLVSAVERNFAILFHVAMTFIVYKAVTSSKLSLVFIAVTIHSTVDFISMMLHQVLRLPSWHVEAIILLMATFSALYAYIIRKQKQSHQ; via the coding sequence ATGGTCATTTGGCTTGCTGTATCAATAGCATTGGTTCCTTCTCTTACATTATTCATTTTCATAGCACGAAGAAAGAAATTGATGTGGCTTGCTTTTACTCTTGGCTCCTTCGGCTGGATTGCATCGTTCTATGCAAGATTGCCAGTTCTTTTGATACTTCCTAGAATAGTTGGGTCAGGAATTCTTTTCTTTGCTATAACGGCCTTACTTGCGGGTGTATTTGAAGAAGGATTAAAATTTGGATTTGTAAAGAAAATCAAATATCTACAAGTAGATTGGAAGCATGTCCTTTCTTTCGGTTTGGGTTGGGGAATTGTTGAAGCAATTATCGTAATTACTACTGGTATATTAGCTGCATTCTGCATCCAAGGGTATGGAATCTCTTCTAATTTACTAGTCAGTGCTGTTGAAAGAAATTTTGCGATCTTATTCCATGTTGCGATGACGTTTATCGTATATAAGGCAGTAACTTCAAGTAAGCTCTCATTGGTTTTTATTGCAGTGACAATTCATTCCACAGTAGACTTTATCTCCATGATGCTTCATCAAGTTCTTAGATTACCATCTTGGCATGTAGAGGCCATAATCTTGTTAATGGCTACTTTTTCAGCCTTATATGCATACATTATTAGAAAGCAGAAGCAATCTCATCAATAA
- a CDS encoding isoprenylcysteine carboxylmethyltransferase family protein yields the protein MSLPIDFELGLWNAWIFMIPSIFTWPFFFRVAKVRAPHPSTSGLSKLKMIFCVFSKLIFIPAVIYSFFLPLKLGTTWFYVGLPITLIGLIGSVIILVNWANTKPGKPVTKGLYRYSRHPMYVTNFVFLLGVSIITASWIFLVITIIMIIGAIVFIGLEEQQCIDHYGKTYREYMKRTPRWIGIPKSG from the coding sequence ATGTCTCTCCCTATAGATTTTGAATTAGGTTTATGGAATGCTTGGATTTTCATGATCCCCTCAATATTTACTTGGCCTTTCTTTTTTCGTGTAGCGAAAGTAAGAGCTCCCCATCCATCTACAAGCGGTTTGTCCAAACTGAAAATGATTTTCTGTGTTTTTTCTAAGTTAATCTTTATTCCGGCTGTGATATACTCCTTTTTCCTCCCATTAAAATTAGGGACAACATGGTTCTATGTAGGTCTCCCTATCACATTGATAGGACTAATTGGCAGCGTAATTATATTAGTTAATTGGGCTAATACTAAACCTGGTAAGCCGGTTACTAAAGGACTATATCGGTATTCAAGACATCCAATGTATGTTACTAATTTTGTATTTCTCTTAGGCGTAAGTATAATTACCGCTTCATGGATTTTCTTAGTAATTACAATTATAATGATCATTGGAGCGATAGTTTTTATCGGTCTTGAAGAACAACAATGCATTGACCATTATGGCAAAACCTATCGTGAATATATGAAAAGAACCCCAAGATGGATCGGGATACCAAAATCTGGGTAA
- a CDS encoding aldo/keto reductase, with translation MQYRKYGKIGVKVSVLGFGAMRLPCSGSFDKSVEILRHAFDLGINYVDTASMYSRQKNEDLVGEAIKGRRDKVYIATKNHYKGKSGDEWQEYLDKSLKRLDVDYIDFYHLHALRWDNYRKMLDPKGPIERFRKVKDDGIIRHTCFSSHDKPENIMKLIDSGDFDGMLVQYNLLDRRNEETIAYAHKKGMGVEIMGPIGGGRLAFPSDKIQSMFKIGNSTPEVALRFVLSNPNVSVALSGMTSIEMVDENIATANRKQSLSTEEKVRVIGALEEIKRLSDLYCTECGYCMPCPNNVDIPGNFKAMNIFKVWGLEKQAQKRYRQMGRNKKRRWAEACIECGECEPKCPQNIPIRKRLKETIKVLNIR, from the coding sequence ATGCAGTATCGAAAGTATGGAAAAATTGGAGTAAAGGTATCAGTTTTAGGATTTGGTGCAATGCGCCTTCCATGCTCAGGTTCATTTGATAAATCGGTAGAAATTCTGAGACATGCTTTTGATTTGGGTATAAATTATGTTGATACTGCCTCTATGTATTCTAGACAGAAAAATGAAGATTTAGTAGGCGAGGCAATTAAAGGTAGAAGGGATAAGGTCTATATAGCTACCAAAAACCACTATAAAGGAAAATCTGGTGATGAATGGCAAGAATATTTAGACAAGTCATTAAAGCGACTTGATGTAGATTATATCGATTTCTATCATCTTCATGCACTTCGCTGGGATAATTATCGTAAGATGTTGGATCCAAAAGGACCAATTGAGAGGTTCAGGAAGGTAAAAGATGATGGAATTATTCGACATACATGCTTTTCATCACATGATAAACCCGAAAACATAATGAAGTTGATAGATTCAGGTGATTTCGATGGCATGCTTGTTCAATATAACCTCCTAGATCGAAGAAATGAGGAAACCATTGCTTATGCTCACAAGAAAGGGATGGGAGTAGAGATTATGGGGCCGATTGGGGGAGGCAGACTTGCATTTCCTTCTGATAAGATACAAAGTATGTTCAAGATCGGTAATAGTACACCTGAGGTTGCTTTGCGTTTTGTACTTTCAAACCCTAATGTGTCTGTTGCTCTTTCAGGGATGACGTCAATTGAGATGGTAGATGAAAATATAGCAACTGCTAATAGAAAACAGTCGTTATCCACTGAAGAAAAAGTGAGAGTTATTGGTGCTTTAGAAGAAATCAAACGTTTATCGGATCTATATTGTACTGAATGCGGTTATTGTATGCCTTGTCCTAATAATGTAGACATTCCTGGTAACTTCAAAGCCATGAATATATTCAAGGTATGGGGGCTTGAAAAACAAGCACAAAAGCGTTATCGGCAAATGGGAAGAAACAAAAAGCGAAGGTGGGCAGAAGCCTGTATAGAATGTGGTGAATGTGAGCCGAAGTGCCCTCAAAACATCCCAATAAGGAAAAGGCTGAAGGAAACAATAAAGGTTCTAAATATCCGTTAA